CCGCACCAGCCGTAACCGACGACAACGACCGTTTTGCCTGCTGCGACAAGGTTCGTCGTTCGGTTAATTCCATCCCAGACCGACTGTCCCGTGCCATAACGGTTGTCGAACAAATATTTACAATATGCATCATTGACCGCGACCATCGGAAATTGCAGCGAGCCATCCTTTTCCATCGCCTTAAGACGAAGAATGCCTGTCGTGGTTTCCTCGGCTCCGCCGCGAACTTGCTTCATCAATTCCGGACGTTCCGCGTGAAGGATGGAAACCAGGTCGCCGCCGTCGTCAATGATAAGATCCGGCTTCGTCTCGAGCGTCTTGATCATCAGCTCTTTATATTCCTTCGGCTCGGGATTGTATTTGGCAAAAACTGTTATACCGTCCTCGACAAGCGCTGCGCAAACGTCGTCCTGCGTCGAAAGCGGGTTGCTTCCGGTTATCGTTACTTCGGCTCCCCCCGCCTTCACAACTTTTGCCAAATATGCTGTCTTCGCCTCGAGGTGCAGCGAGATCGCCACTTTGAGTCCTTTAAAAGGCTGTTCCTTCTCGAATTGCTCGCGAATCCGATTGAGAACCGGCATGTGAGCCGCCACCCAATCGATTTTCAAATGTCCTTCCGGAGCCAGAGCCAGATCCGTTACAATACTTGTTTCCTTTGCATTGACTGTCATTCCTTCAGCTTCCTCTCTATAAATAAATCATTCGGTGTCCGCCGCACGGGTCGAACGGGGCTTCCAGGAGCCGGTCAAGCCACATCCGGCCGTACCGGTTCCAATAGACCGTTACGTTGATAATACGCTCCTGCGGCTTGGTATCGGGCCAAAGGGACTGTGCGACCAGGTCCAGCTGCCGGGTAACCGCTTCAAAACGTTTCGCGTGAGCATCTCTCGTTCGGGCTTCAAGAAACTCAATTTGTTCGATGATTTTACGTTTATTCGTTTCCCCAAGCGCGGAAAGACCGGTCTGAACCGACCCTACGGCCTGCAGAAGCGGTTCGTAAATATCGGCAAATTGCCGCTTTGCGTGAGCAAAGCGCGCGTCGATGTCGATCTCATCCTGCCTGGCAAGCCAATCTGCTTTAAGCTCCGCGAAGCGCAGTGCCACATCCTCGAACGATAAACCAT
This is a stretch of genomic DNA from Paenibacillus sp. sptzw28. It encodes these proteins:
- a CDS encoding adenosylhomocysteinase codes for the protein MTVNAKETSIVTDLALAPEGHLKIDWVAAHMPVLNRIREQFEKEQPFKGLKVAISLHLEAKTAYLAKVVKAGGAEVTITGSNPLSTQDDVCAALVEDGITVFAKYNPEPKEYKELMIKTLETKPDLIIDDGGDLVSILHAERPELMKQVRGGAEETTTGILRLKAMEKDGSLQFPMVAVNDAYCKYLFDNRYGTGQSVWDGINRTTNLVAAGKTVVVVGYGWCGKGVAMRAKGLGANVVVTEIDAIRAVEAYMDGFTVLPMIEAAKIGDIFVTVTGNRDVIRGEHYNVMKNGAILSNAGHFDVEVNKPELEALTSGKRVVRRNIEEYLLKDGRSIYLLAEGRLVNLAAGDGHPAEIMDMTFALQAMSLKYVNDNYKAIGGKVVNVPYELDEQVAKYKLASLGIGIDKLTEEQKSYLESWAEH